The Microbacterium sp. KUDC0406 genome includes a window with the following:
- a CDS encoding PhoH family protein, with protein MTTRTAQQQSTGRATARTQDDATVLRTYVLDTSVLLSDPQALFRFAEHSIVLPVIVITELEAKRHDPELGYFARRALRHLDELRVEHGRLDFPVEVGAGGTLRVELGNADLSVLPAGIRLSDNDSRILAIAAQLAQDGQDVTIVSKDLPMRVKAASLGLNAEEYLAEQAVDSGWTGIATVDLSGDEMSDLYESEIGLSEDVRGVPVNTGLIIHSERGSALGRVTGDGEYRLVRGDREIFGMHGRSAEQRIAIDLLLDPEVGIVSLGGRAGTGKSALALCAGLEAVLERQQQKKIIVFRPLFAVGGQELGYLPGDREEKMNPWGQAVFDTLGSVVSGNVVEEVVERGMLEVLPLTHIRGRSLHDAFVIVDEAQSLERNVLLTVLSRMGQNSRVVLTHDVGQRDNLRVGRHDGIASVIETLKGHELFGHVTLTRSERSAIAALVTDLLEGGELS; from the coding sequence GCAGTCCACCGGCCGGGCCACCGCCCGCACGCAGGACGACGCCACCGTCCTCCGCACCTACGTGCTCGACACCTCGGTGCTGCTCAGCGATCCGCAGGCGCTGTTCCGCTTCGCGGAGCATTCGATCGTGCTGCCGGTGATCGTGATCACCGAGCTCGAGGCGAAGCGGCACGACCCGGAACTCGGCTACTTCGCCCGCAGGGCGCTGCGGCACCTCGACGAGCTGCGCGTCGAGCACGGGCGCCTCGACTTCCCCGTCGAGGTCGGCGCGGGCGGCACGCTGCGCGTCGAGCTGGGCAATGCCGACCTCTCGGTGCTGCCGGCAGGCATCCGGCTCAGCGACAACGACAGCCGCATCCTCGCTATCGCCGCTCAGCTCGCGCAGGACGGCCAGGACGTCACGATCGTGTCGAAGGACCTGCCGATGCGTGTCAAGGCGGCGTCGCTCGGGCTGAATGCCGAGGAGTACCTCGCCGAGCAGGCGGTCGACTCCGGCTGGACCGGGATCGCGACCGTCGACCTCTCCGGCGACGAGATGAGCGACCTGTACGAGAGCGAGATCGGCCTCAGCGAGGACGTCCGCGGCGTGCCGGTGAACACCGGGCTGATCATCCACTCCGAACGCGGTTCGGCGCTCGGCCGGGTCACGGGCGACGGAGAGTACCGGCTGGTGCGCGGCGACCGCGAGATCTTCGGCATGCACGGTCGCTCCGCCGAGCAGCGCATCGCGATCGATCTGCTGCTCGACCCCGAGGTGGGCATCGTCTCGCTCGGCGGGCGTGCCGGCACCGGCAAGTCGGCTCTCGCGCTCTGCGCCGGCCTCGAGGCCGTGCTGGAGCGGCAGCAGCAGAAGAAGATCATCGTCTTCCGGCCCCTGTTCGCGGTCGGCGGGCAGGAGCTCGGCTACCTCCCCGGCGATCGCGAGGAGAAGATGAACCCCTGGGGTCAGGCGGTCTTCGACACGCTCGGCTCCGTCGTCTCGGGCAATGTCGTCGAAGAGGTCGTCGAGCGCGGGATGCTCGAGGTGCTGCCCCTCACGCACATCCGCGGGCGCTCGCTGCACGATGCCTTCGTGATCGTCGACGAGGCGCAGTCGCTGGAGCGCAACGTGCTGCTGACCGTCCTCAGCCGGATGGGGCAGAACTCGCGCGTCGTGCTCACCCACGATGTCGGCCAGCGCGACAACCTGCGGGTAGGCCGGCACGACGGCATCGCCTCGGTGATCGAGACGCTCAAGGGACACGAGCTGTTCGGGCACGTCACGCTGACCCGCTCGGAGCGGTCCGCGATCGCCGCCCTCGTGACCGACCTCCTGGAGGGCGGAGAGCTCAGCTGA